A window of the Ipomoea triloba cultivar NCNSP0323 chromosome 14, ASM357664v1 genome harbors these coding sequences:
- the LOC116003810 gene encoding josephin-like protein, translating into MEVETRAQIYHERQRLQFCLLHSLNNLFQEKDAFTRAYLNAISERLDLDDPAKGRWSPIFKSHHNTITGNYDINVLIAALEGKGKTVVWHDRRNRASAIDLDGHSDKLMGIILNIPVRRCAGLWKSRHWVALRRIEGVWYNLDSEFAAPYAFKDLEEVRKLLDGIIADGAEILLVNNEAQ; encoded by the exons ATGGAAGTTGAAACCAGAGCTCAGATATATCACGAGAGACAGAGATTACAGTTCTGCCTCTTACACTCCCTCAATAATCTCTTTCAG GAGAAAGATGCGTTTACAAGAGCTTATTTGAATGCCATTTCTGAAAGACTTGATCTTGATGATCCAGCCAAGGGAAGATGGTCTCCGATTTTTAAGTCTCATCACAACACTATCACTGGGAATTATGACATAAATGTCTTAATTGCTGCTCTTgaaggaaaagggaaaactGTAGTTTGGCATGATCGGCGAAATAGGGCTTCTGCTATTGACCTTGATGGGCATAGTGATAAGTTGATGGGTATCATACTTAATATACCTGTCAGAAGGTGTGCTGGCCTTTGGAAAAGTAGGCATTGGGTTGCATTAAGAAGAATTGAGGGGGTTTGGTATAATTTGGACAGTGAATTTGCTGCTCCTTATGCTTTTAAAGATTTAGAAGAAGTTAGGAAACTTTTGGATGGTATAATTGCTGATGGTGCTGAAATTTTACTGGTTAATAATGAAGCACAGTGA
- the LOC116004679 gene encoding phosphomethylpyrimidine synthase, chloroplastic has product MASMQTALTSIVCKNVSNSAFLPGFHLPGHVTGLWRKDMCPNSFSGPRATLTFDPPTNNNAKSKQRKNTVDPNAPDFLPLPSFEECFPKSSKEQKVVVHEQSGHVLKVPFRRIHLSGDEPHFDTYDTSGPQGVNPRVGLPKLRKEWIDRREKLGGPRYTQMFYAKQGIITEEMAFCAAREQLDPEFVRSEVARGRAIIPSNKKHLELEPMIVGRNFLVKVNANIGNSAVVSSIEEEVHKLQWATMWGADTIMDLSTGRHIHETREWILRNSAVPVGTVPIYQALEKVNGIAENLSWEVFRDTLIEQAEQGVDYFTIHAGVLLRYIPLTAKRMTGIVSRGGSIHAKWCLAYHKENFAYDHWDDILDICNQYDISLSIGDGLRPGSIYDANDTAQFAELLTQGELTRRAWEKDVQVMNEGPGHIPMHKIPENMQKQLEWCNEAPFYTLGPLTTDIAPGYDHITSAIGAANIGALGTALLCYVTPKEHLGLPNRDDVKAGVIAYKIAAHAADLAKGHPLAQTWDDTLSKARFEFRWMDQFALSLDPMTAMSFHDETLPSEGAKVAHFCSMCGPKFCSMKITEDIRKYAEDHGYESAEEALRRGMDAMSAEFQAAKKTVSGEQHGEVGGEIYLPTNYINSMKI; this is encoded by the exons ATGGCATCTATGCAGACTGCTTTGACTTCAATTGTGTGCAAAAATGTGAGCAACTCTGCCTTTCTGCCTGGGTTTCATTTGCCTGGGCATGTTACTGGTTTGTGGAGAAAGGATATGTGTCCCAATTCATTTTCAGGCCCCAGAGCAACATTAACTTTCGACCCACCAACAAACAATAATGCCAAATCTAAGCAAAGGAAGAACACTGTTGATCCTAACGCTCCAGATTTTCTTCCCCTTCCATCATTTGAAGAGTGCTTTCCAAAGAGCTCAAAAGAGCAAAA GGTGGTTGTTCATGAGCAATCTGGTCATGTTCTCAAAGTCCCATTTAGGCGCATCCACCTTTCCGGGGATGAACCCCATTTTGACACCTATGATACTAGTGGACCTCAGGGTGTAAACCCGCGTGTTG GACTCCCCAAGTTGCGTAAGGAGTGGATTGACAGGAGGGAGAAGTTGGGTGGTCCGAGGTACACTCAAATGTTCTATGCTAAACAGGGAATTATAACTGAGGAGATGGCGTTTTGTGCTGCTCGTGAGCAACTTGACCCGGAGTTTGTGCGATCGGAGGTTGCCCGGGGACGTGCAATCATTCCTTCGAACAAAAAACACTTGGAGCTGGAGCCTATGATTGTAGGAAGAAACTTCCTTGTGAAAGTCAATGCTAACATTGGGAATTCAGCTGTTGTGAGTTCCATTGAGGAGGAAGTACACAAGCTCCAATGGGCGACAATGTGGGGTGCAGATACAATCATGGATCTCTCTACAGGTCGTCACATCCACGAAACTCGTGAATGGATCTTGCGTAACTCTGCTGTACCGGTTGGGACTGTACCAATCTACCAAGCATTGGAAAAAGTGAATGGCATTGCCGAGAACCTGTCTTGGGAAGTTTTCAGAGACACGTTGATTGAACAAGCTGAGCAAGGTGTTGATTACTTCACCATCCATGCTGGAGTCCTGCTTCGCTACATCCCCTTAACTGCAAAGCGAATGACTGGAATTGTTTCCCGGGGAGGTTCGATACACGCAAAGTGGTGCTTAGCTTATCACAAGGAGAACTTTGCTTATGACCATTGGGATGACATACTAGACATATGCAATCAGTATGATATATCTTTATCAATTGGCGACGGGCTGAGGCCCGGGTCCATATATGATGCGAATGACACTGCTCAATTTGCGGAACTCTTAACTCAAGGAGAACTGACTCGCAGAGCTTGGGAGAAGGATGTACAG GTTATGAATGAAGGACCTGGACATATTCCGATGCACAAGATTCCCGAGAACATGCAGAAACAGCTGGAGTGGTGTAATGAAGCACCGTTCTACACTCTTGGACCTCTCACAACTGACATAGCTCCTGGATATGATCACATAACCTCAGCCATCGGTGCTGCTAATATTGGAGCACTTGGCACTGCACTGTTGTGTTATGTGACTCCAAAAGAGCACCTTGGTTTGCCTAATCGGGATGATGTGAAGGCTGGAGTTATAGCATATAAGATAGCGGCTCATGCTGCTGATCTAGCAAAAGGTCACCCTCTGGCACAAACCTGGGATGATACGCTAAGCAAGGCAAGATTTGAGTTCCGATGGATGGACCAGTTTGCTTTGTCGCTCGACCCCATGACTGCCATGTCCTTCCATGACGAAACTCTACCGTCTGAAGGTGCTAAAGTGGCCCATTTCTGCTCCATGTGTGGGCCTAAATTCTGCTCGATGAAGATCACTGAAGATATACGCAAGTACGCTGAGGATCACGGGTATGAAAGTGCAGAGGAAGCCCTCCGACGTGGGATGGATGCTATGAGTGCCGAGTTCCAAGCTGCAAAGAAAACTGTGAGTGGTGAACAACACGGTGAGGTTGGAGGGGAAATCTATCTGCCAACAAATTACATAAACTCTATGAAGATCTAA